One stretch of Roseimicrobium sp. ORNL1 DNA includes these proteins:
- a CDS encoding cytochrome c biogenesis protein CcdA → MTRFLPSLLLLLLVSLLPAGLQAQSPDIPGLALIKSKPVTAELISEQSSIAPGSSFRVAAKLVHEPTFHTYGKVLPEDGTGKPTVIQWKLPDGWTAEDLPWPAPHETEGTGGSKSLGYSDTVYLPVKLTAPADLKVGDQVKLEGIVDALVCDPKSCNPIKLPFSLEISVAQTAVVNAAAADVFKGLEGNTGAESNTSPTAGATKGTGADTGTPAASASATPSQGSAQPVNIFKQLMLAFLGGLILNIMPCVFPVLGIKVTSVVQQSLEHPRRVMLHGLAYTAGILVSFWALVGVLQLLRSWGEQLAWGFQLQSPWFSFIVVLIIFIFGLNMAGLFEVGTSATGVGMELTGKSGLQGSFFTGLLATLVATPCAAPFLAGALTFALGLSFWPSMLFFTVIALGLAFPFLVLAFFPKLLRLLPRPGAWMESFKQAMAFLMLAAAAYFTWSLMGLISEYGQRDLLIGLVFIAAACWIYGRWFTPDKPTKTRVKAIIFTALVFAFGFWMAYPRPKDGSWKEWSPELVDELRAKNVPVFVDFTARWCATCQANKWVYKNQALQSDFRKYGVTLLRADWTTTDVRIEDALALLNKTAIPVNLLYVPGQKEPIIIDPDVPFTPSLVREALAKLEHAPKAIKGTTAQVAK, encoded by the coding sequence ATGACGCGTTTCCTCCCGAGTCTCCTTCTCCTGCTGCTCGTCTCTCTGCTTCCGGCAGGACTCCAGGCCCAAAGTCCGGATATTCCCGGCCTCGCCCTAATCAAGAGCAAACCGGTGACGGCAGAGCTCATCTCCGAGCAGAGCAGCATCGCACCGGGCAGCAGCTTCCGCGTGGCGGCGAAACTGGTGCATGAGCCCACCTTCCACACCTATGGGAAGGTCTTGCCCGAGGACGGCACCGGCAAGCCAACGGTCATCCAATGGAAACTCCCGGACGGATGGACAGCAGAAGATCTTCCCTGGCCCGCGCCTCACGAAACAGAGGGCACCGGCGGGTCAAAGTCCCTGGGATACTCAGACACGGTATATCTGCCGGTCAAGCTCACCGCTCCCGCCGATCTCAAGGTCGGTGATCAAGTGAAGCTGGAAGGCATCGTGGATGCGCTGGTCTGCGATCCCAAGAGCTGCAATCCCATAAAGCTGCCATTCTCGCTCGAAATTTCCGTGGCACAGACCGCTGTGGTCAATGCCGCTGCGGCGGATGTGTTCAAAGGCCTCGAGGGGAATACAGGTGCCGAATCCAACACCTCTCCTACCGCTGGCGCCACCAAAGGTACCGGCGCCGACACTGGCACTCCCGCTGCCTCCGCATCCGCAACGCCCTCCCAAGGTTCGGCGCAGCCGGTGAATATCTTCAAACAGCTCATGCTCGCCTTCCTCGGCGGTTTGATCCTGAACATCATGCCCTGCGTCTTCCCCGTGCTGGGCATCAAGGTGACCAGTGTGGTGCAGCAGAGTTTGGAGCATCCGCGCCGCGTGATGCTCCACGGCCTGGCCTACACAGCGGGCATCCTCGTTTCCTTCTGGGCGCTGGTGGGTGTCCTGCAACTGCTCCGCTCATGGGGTGAGCAGCTCGCGTGGGGATTCCAGCTCCAGTCGCCCTGGTTCTCCTTCATCGTGGTGCTGATCATCTTCATTTTCGGTCTGAACATGGCTGGCCTCTTCGAAGTGGGCACCTCCGCCACTGGTGTGGGCATGGAGCTCACGGGCAAGTCCGGCCTGCAGGGCTCCTTCTTCACCGGCCTGCTCGCCACCTTGGTGGCCACGCCATGTGCCGCGCCCTTCCTCGCAGGAGCACTGACCTTCGCGCTCGGACTCAGCTTCTGGCCATCGATGTTGTTCTTCACGGTGATCGCCCTCGGTCTCGCGTTTCCATTTCTGGTACTAGCCTTCTTCCCGAAGCTTCTCCGCCTGCTCCCCCGCCCCGGTGCCTGGATGGAGAGCTTCAAGCAGGCGATGGCCTTCCTCATGCTCGCGGCTGCCGCGTACTTCACGTGGTCGCTCATGGGCCTGATCAGCGAGTACGGCCAGCGTGACCTGCTCATCGGCCTTGTCTTCATTGCCGCTGCCTGCTGGATCTATGGAAGGTGGTTCACCCCGGACAAGCCCACCAAGACACGGGTGAAGGCCATCATCTTCACCGCGCTCGTCTTTGCCTTCGGATTCTGGATGGCCTATCCGCGGCCCAAGGATGGCTCGTGGAAGGAGTGGTCCCCCGAACTGGTGGATGAACTCCGTGCGAAGAACGTGCCTGTCTTCGTGGACTTCACCGCCCGCTGGTGCGCCACCTGCCAAGCGAATAAATGGGTGTATAAGAACCAGGCCTTGCAGTCAGACTTCCGCAAGTATGGCGTGACCTTGTTGCGCGCCGACTGGACCACCACAGATGTCCGGATTGAAGACGCACTCGCGCTCCTCAACAAGACGGCCATTCCTGTAAACCTCCTGTACGTCCCTGGCCAAAAGGAGCCCATCATCATCGATCCGGATGTGCCGTTCACACCTTCATTGGTGAGGGAAGCGCTGGCAAAGCTGGAACATGCGCCCAAGGCCATCAAAGGCACCACAGCACAAGTAGCGAAGTGA
- a CDS encoding CDGSH iron-sulfur domain-containing protein translates to MNPVPTPQTSSRMPVTLELEAGVHWWCRCGLSGHQPLCDGSHKGTGIAPFKFTLAEKRRVWLCNCKHTKNPPYCDGSHNELPPKQS, encoded by the coding sequence ATGAATCCCGTGCCAACACCACAAACATCCTCACGCATGCCCGTGACCCTGGAGCTGGAAGCCGGAGTGCACTGGTGGTGCCGCTGTGGGCTGTCGGGTCACCAGCCGCTGTGTGACGGCTCGCACAAAGGCACTGGCATCGCACCTTTCAAATTCACTCTGGCGGAAAAGCGCCGTGTGTGGCTGTGCAACTGCAAGCACACAAAGAATCCACCGTATTGCGATGGTTCGCACAATGAATTGCCTCCCAAGCAATCTTGA
- a CDS encoding quinone-dependent dihydroorotate dehydrogenase has protein sequence MPLIHRLYPLLRPLLFQLDAETAHEWTVKLLRAGHLLGMLPDPEPNPSKARTVMGLKFPNCVGLAAGMDKSASAVDAWSALGFGHVEVGTLTPRPQPGNPTPRLFRLIEQEGIINRMGFNNPGIDEAVYRLERRTSTGIVGVNIGKNFDTPLENAVDDYLTCLRKAYQVADYITVNISSPNTKGLRDLQAEEPIRRLLGSLKEEQGRLEGVHGVHRPLLVKIAPDLGEEQIEVLAKVFVELGMDGVIATNTTIEREGVKKNKLWKEAGGLSGKPLLRQSTAIIATLALALKSEAKGTPPPPIIGVGGIMGEMDAEAKLQAGAALVQVYSGLVYRGPKLIAEVAGIPNTV, from the coding sequence ATGCCCCTCATCCACCGTCTCTATCCCCTTCTCCGCCCTCTCTTGTTCCAACTGGATGCGGAGACGGCCCACGAATGGACAGTGAAGCTCCTCCGCGCCGGCCACCTGCTGGGCATGCTGCCCGACCCCGAGCCAAATCCCTCCAAGGCCCGCACGGTGATGGGCCTGAAGTTCCCGAACTGCGTAGGGCTCGCCGCCGGCATGGACAAGTCCGCCTCCGCTGTGGATGCGTGGAGCGCCCTGGGCTTTGGCCACGTGGAGGTCGGCACCCTGACCCCGCGCCCACAACCGGGGAATCCCACCCCGCGCCTGTTCCGCCTCATTGAGCAGGAGGGCATCATCAACCGCATGGGCTTCAACAATCCTGGCATCGACGAGGCCGTTTATCGCCTGGAGCGCCGCACCAGCACCGGCATCGTGGGGGTGAACATTGGCAAGAACTTCGACACACCCCTGGAGAACGCGGTGGATGACTACCTCACCTGTCTCCGCAAGGCCTACCAGGTCGCGGACTACATTACGGTGAACATTTCCTCGCCCAACACCAAGGGCCTCCGCGACTTGCAAGCCGAGGAACCCATCCGCAGACTGCTGGGCTCGCTCAAGGAAGAGCAAGGCAGACTCGAGGGCGTGCATGGAGTGCATCGCCCCCTCCTCGTGAAAATCGCACCCGATCTCGGCGAGGAACAGATCGAGGTGCTCGCGAAGGTCTTCGTGGAACTTGGCATGGATGGCGTGATCGCCACGAACACCACCATCGAACGCGAAGGTGTGAAAAAGAACAAGCTGTGGAAGGAAGCTGGCGGCCTGAGTGGGAAGCCTCTCCTGCGCCAGTCCACGGCCATCATCGCCACGCTGGCTCTCGCGCTCAAAAGCGAGGCCAAAGGTACGCCGCCGCCGCCCATCATCGGAGTCGGCGGCATCATGGGAGAAATGGATGCCGAGGCGAAACTGCAAGCCGGGGCTGCCCTCGTGCAGGTGTACAGCGGACTTGTGTACCGCGGACCCAAGCTGATTGCCGAGGTGGCGGGCATCCCAAACACCGTGTGA
- a CDS encoding malectin domain-containing carbohydrate-binding protein: protein MIFQASFRRFCQHLAMGICCLAPMVLGAATTKDFRPLHINCGGGNVTDKKNGITWISDKEYIVRGKKYRFNTRPEAKNIEGAPPADVYESVRRANVTYQFRKLKDGMYKLRLHFMDGKKQAKRSMDFYVDGAHLLQNLSVREAAGGANRAYVFEAIVEVKGGKGMEIRGTRGHGDDVFISALEILPAPAGSVATRSADTSPHAPADMAKKLREFAGGHVRLVWSRTEVEEDFYLALNDSQLVGYDTEDGKGERVILQGPGSYALPTLTPDGKSVVFTESKQHKCFVVGFDGTGMREIAPGYASDVWQDPATGRTWVYVRTGWRDPKSLIVRYDLNDPSQHEEVWSKSATGQPQISYFQLSGDGRLAADGFPWPQCGVADLKSGDFSITAKGCWPGVAPDDSHRSFVFTGQHTSIQFFDEPGGNARLVNLATVPGWIGRKLYHPRWTNDVRFITATAPQWMPETELYLGQFDSNFTRINNWFRITYNSTSDFFGDAWFENASMHRPQPQPGTLQPTPPPAPVVTAVPASTGAQVPGLIFLWENERAKNAILDEKGNVVRRWTARYEGETRPNRFFGADLRKGALVPDEDAAGVIANAIKKTGQFALSLDVSNFLAAPKERSIVAFLGSADGKSGLIVDHDEQGFGVRMNIDSSTPTRLSLGQGREGEHHQLVVAYADGKITGYDNGAEKGAAKVAGNVSQWNPGVLLFGRAPGGASAWTGSLENARVYDRGLTLAEVQARYGQAADTWKTRQPAQRVVVEAELLQASQPDDPVTIAPYMRSLGENVYRVTKVVSGELDAKEIVALQWVILGGKVLPSAEREEGKTYTLVLESADVHPQLAGEHRSTDIFEPEMPVFYDVGS from the coding sequence ATGATATTTCAGGCTTCCTTCCGGCGCTTCTGCCAGCACCTCGCCATGGGCATATGTTGCCTGGCGCCCATGGTTCTCGGAGCGGCCACGACGAAGGACTTTCGGCCACTTCATATCAACTGCGGCGGAGGCAATGTCACCGACAAGAAGAACGGCATCACCTGGATCTCAGACAAGGAATACATCGTCAGGGGGAAGAAGTACCGCTTCAACACCAGGCCGGAAGCAAAGAACATCGAAGGGGCGCCACCTGCGGATGTTTATGAGTCCGTACGTCGGGCAAATGTGACCTACCAATTCCGCAAGCTGAAGGACGGCATGTACAAGCTGCGCCTGCACTTCATGGACGGCAAGAAGCAGGCGAAGCGCAGCATGGACTTCTATGTGGATGGCGCGCATCTCTTGCAGAATCTCAGTGTGCGCGAAGCCGCTGGTGGCGCGAACCGCGCGTATGTCTTCGAAGCGATTGTGGAGGTGAAGGGTGGCAAGGGGATGGAGATTCGCGGGACGCGCGGGCATGGGGATGATGTCTTTATCAGCGCGTTGGAGATTCTGCCCGCGCCGGCCGGAAGTGTGGCCACGCGGTCGGCGGATACGTCACCGCATGCGCCCGCGGACATGGCGAAGAAGCTTCGCGAGTTCGCCGGGGGGCATGTGCGGCTGGTGTGGTCGCGCACCGAGGTGGAGGAGGATTTCTACCTTGCCCTGAACGACAGCCAGCTCGTGGGCTATGACACGGAGGATGGCAAAGGAGAGCGGGTCATCCTTCAAGGCCCCGGCAGCTATGCGCTACCCACCCTGACTCCAGACGGCAAGAGTGTGGTCTTCACGGAATCGAAGCAGCACAAGTGCTTCGTGGTCGGTTTCGACGGCACTGGGATGCGCGAGATTGCGCCAGGCTATGCCTCAGACGTTTGGCAGGATCCGGCAACCGGGCGCACCTGGGTATATGTGCGCACCGGCTGGCGCGATCCGAAGTCGCTCATCGTGCGCTATGATTTGAACGATCCCTCCCAGCACGAGGAAGTGTGGTCGAAGTCCGCCACGGGGCAGCCGCAGATCTCGTACTTCCAGCTTTCGGGAGATGGACGCCTGGCAGCGGATGGTTTCCCCTGGCCGCAGTGCGGTGTGGCGGACCTGAAGAGCGGCGACTTCAGCATCACCGCGAAGGGTTGCTGGCCCGGCGTGGCGCCAGATGACAGCCATCGCTCCTTTGTCTTCACCGGACAGCACACGTCGATTCAATTCTTTGATGAGCCGGGAGGCAATGCGCGCCTGGTGAATCTCGCCACGGTGCCGGGGTGGATTGGGCGAAAGCTCTACCATCCTCGCTGGACCAATGATGTGCGCTTCATCACTGCGACCGCGCCACAGTGGATGCCGGAGACGGAACTGTATCTCGGGCAGTTCGACTCGAACTTCACACGCATCAACAACTGGTTCCGCATCACGTACAACAGCACCTCGGACTTCTTCGGCGATGCGTGGTTTGAGAATGCGAGCATGCACAGGCCGCAGCCGCAGCCGGGAACGCTGCAGCCCACGCCTCCTCCCGCACCGGTGGTGACAGCGGTGCCTGCGTCCACAGGGGCTCAGGTGCCGGGTCTCATCTTCCTTTGGGAGAATGAACGGGCGAAGAACGCCATCCTCGATGAAAAAGGGAATGTCGTCCGCCGCTGGACGGCGAGGTATGAGGGGGAGACGCGACCGAATCGCTTCTTCGGCGCGGACCTCCGCAAGGGCGCACTGGTGCCGGACGAAGATGCTGCAGGCGTGATCGCAAACGCGATCAAAAAGACAGGGCAGTTTGCACTCAGCTTGGACGTCTCAAATTTCCTGGCAGCACCGAAGGAGCGCTCCATCGTTGCGTTCCTTGGGTCTGCGGATGGAAAGTCCGGTCTCATTGTGGATCATGATGAGCAGGGATTTGGCGTGCGCATGAACATCGACTCCAGCACTCCGACGCGGCTGTCACTCGGACAGGGCCGGGAGGGTGAGCATCACCAACTGGTGGTCGCCTATGCGGACGGGAAGATCACCGGCTATGACAATGGCGCGGAAAAGGGTGCTGCGAAGGTGGCCGGCAACGTGAGCCAGTGGAATCCTGGTGTGCTGCTTTTTGGTCGCGCGCCGGGTGGTGCTTCAGCGTGGACTGGCTCGCTGGAGAATGCGCGCGTTTATGATCGCGGGCTCACGCTGGCCGAAGTGCAGGCGAGGTATGGTCAGGCTGCAGACACGTGGAAGACCCGCCAGCCGGCGCAACGCGTGGTAGTGGAAGCGGAGCTGCTTCAGGCATCCCAGCCGGATGATCCAGTCACCATCGCTCCGTACATGCGCAGCCTCGGCGAGAACGTGTACCGCGTGACGAAGGTGGTTTCCGGAGAGTTGGACGCGAAGGAGATTGTCGCACTGCAGTGGGTCATCCTCGGTGGGAAGGTGCTTCCCTCTGCGGAGCGCGAAGAAGGCAAAACTTATACCCTGGTGCTGGAGTCGGCGGATGTGCATCCGCAGCTTGCAGGTGAACATCGCTCCACAGACATCTTTGAGCCGGAGATGCCGGTGTTTTATGATGTGGGAAGCTGA
- a CDS encoding GNAT family N-acetyltransferase, protein MSTSRRDTLTDGIITLHRYRVEDAADVFAGALESVAEIHPWMPWCHPGYELSETQAWASFAIAQWDADRQFEFVIRTISGEQIGSGGINSLHDAHPLANLGYWIRTSQTRKGYATRATRLLAEFAFRDLGLQRVEIVAAVGNLPSQRVAEKAGATREGILRNRLVIHGTPHDAVGYSFVPGDFPPSATWQRQLPTS, encoded by the coding sequence ATGAGCACTTCACGGCGCGACACCCTCACGGATGGTATCATCACCCTCCACCGCTACCGCGTGGAGGACGCGGCAGACGTCTTTGCCGGAGCCCTGGAGTCGGTGGCCGAAATCCATCCCTGGATGCCCTGGTGCCACCCCGGATACGAGCTTTCCGAAACCCAGGCTTGGGCCTCCTTTGCCATCGCCCAATGGGATGCAGACAGGCAGTTTGAATTCGTCATCAGAACCATCAGCGGCGAGCAGATCGGCAGCGGTGGCATCAACAGCCTGCACGATGCCCATCCCCTGGCCAATCTGGGATACTGGATCCGCACCAGCCAGACGAGAAAAGGCTATGCCACCCGCGCGACGCGTCTGCTGGCAGAGTTTGCATTTCGTGACCTTGGACTGCAGCGGGTAGAGATTGTCGCGGCTGTCGGTAATCTCCCCAGTCAGCGTGTCGCAGAGAAAGCCGGGGCGACTCGCGAAGGCATCCTGCGAAACCGCCTCGTCATCCACGGGACACCACATGACGCCGTGGGGTATTCCTTCGTGCCCGGAGACTTTCCGCCGTCAGCTACTTGGCAGCGTCAGCTTCCCACATCATAA
- a CDS encoding GDSL-type esterase/lipase family protein, producing the protein MACTILGSSVSAQVPVPIPGQALKEVVKIIPLGLLPASTATTPGEPEPIEGGFTIMVMPDTQYYSQKYPDTFHKQTQWIADTAAKYNTIFVAHLGDITETAADAEWEVAKAAFARLDGKLAYLPTPGNHDYGGRLQVQTHRSPYTNFFPVASFQKMATFGGTYDKEPQKSDNQYHRFTAGGRKWMVIALEYAPRTDVLRWAGDVCSANPDHTVFITTHAYLDPRTNRRFPGAEAEAKKEKKKDDEGASAASTPAKARPDLNQGEDMWQKLVSKHGNIAMVLCGHASYTAHVTSTGEAGNTVHEVVVDYQRDVNGGDGWMRLLQFLPDGKTVRTRDYSPTLNLSCTMPDRCYDMVFELPKAPSGSAVSVLAGTTLQLAAAAPVAPASGKDKDKDKPKASANPVMDPIKDVPGLPRVLLIGDSISIGYTMPVRKLLEGKANVHRIPTNGGPTKNGIANIDKWLDNGKWDVIHFNWGIHDLKYMPDGKRQVEPEDYEKNLRALVKKMKAKGTKLIWATTTPIPDGELNPPRRFGQVKEYNEIAARVMKDEGVAVDDLNAWITPDLAKLQNPKDVHYSAAGSDKLGEKVAEEIEAALSGKQKRS; encoded by the coding sequence ATGGCCTGTACCATCCTCGGCTCCAGCGTCTCCGCCCAGGTGCCGGTGCCGATTCCAGGTCAGGCGCTCAAGGAGGTGGTGAAGATAATCCCGCTCGGCCTGCTGCCTGCCTCGACTGCCACGACACCGGGAGAGCCGGAACCGATTGAGGGCGGATTCACTATCATGGTGATGCCGGACACGCAGTATTACTCGCAGAAATATCCGGACACCTTCCACAAGCAGACGCAGTGGATCGCGGATACCGCGGCGAAGTACAATACCATCTTCGTAGCGCACCTGGGCGACATCACCGAGACCGCTGCGGATGCGGAGTGGGAAGTGGCGAAGGCAGCCTTCGCGCGGTTGGACGGAAAACTGGCCTACCTGCCGACGCCAGGGAACCATGACTACGGCGGCCGTCTGCAGGTGCAGACGCATCGCTCGCCTTATACAAACTTCTTCCCCGTGGCCAGCTTCCAGAAGATGGCGACCTTCGGCGGCACGTATGACAAAGAGCCGCAGAAGAGTGACAATCAATACCATCGCTTCACCGCAGGTGGTCGAAAGTGGATGGTGATCGCGCTGGAGTATGCGCCGCGCACGGATGTGCTGCGCTGGGCTGGTGACGTGTGCAGCGCGAATCCTGACCACACCGTCTTCATCACCACGCACGCGTATCTTGATCCGCGCACAAACCGCCGTTTCCCCGGAGCGGAGGCAGAGGCGAAGAAGGAAAAGAAGAAGGATGATGAAGGCGCGAGCGCGGCTTCAACACCCGCTAAAGCACGCCCCGACCTGAATCAGGGCGAGGACATGTGGCAGAAGCTGGTGTCCAAGCATGGCAACATCGCTATGGTGCTCTGCGGTCACGCATCTTACACCGCTCATGTCACCAGCACCGGCGAGGCTGGCAACACGGTTCATGAAGTGGTGGTGGACTACCAGCGGGATGTGAATGGCGGCGATGGATGGATGCGCCTGCTGCAATTCCTGCCAGATGGCAAGACGGTGCGCACACGCGACTATTCACCGACATTGAATCTGAGCTGCACCATGCCGGATCGCTGTTATGACATGGTGTTTGAGTTGCCCAAGGCACCGTCGGGATCTGCTGTTTCGGTATTGGCAGGGACGACGCTTCAGCTTGCGGCTGCTGCTCCGGTGGCGCCGGCTTCTGGCAAAGACAAAGATAAGGATAAGCCGAAGGCCAGTGCCAATCCGGTGATGGACCCCATCAAGGATGTGCCCGGCCTGCCCCGCGTGTTGCTCATTGGAGACTCGATTTCGATCGGCTACACCATGCCGGTGAGGAAGCTGCTGGAGGGCAAGGCGAATGTGCATCGCATTCCGACGAATGGTGGACCGACCAAGAACGGCATCGCGAACATCGACAAGTGGCTCGACAATGGGAAGTGGGATGTGATCCACTTCAACTGGGGCATCCATGACCTGAAGTACATGCCGGACGGCAAGCGTCAGGTGGAGCCCGAGGACTATGAGAAGAACCTCCGTGCGTTGGTGAAGAAGATGAAGGCCAAAGGGACGAAGCTCATCTGGGCGACCACCACACCGATCCCCGATGGTGAACTCAATCCACCGCGCCGCTTTGGTCAGGTGAAGGAGTACAATGAGATCGCCGCGCGTGTGATGAAGGATGAAGGCGTGGCGGTGGATGATCTCAATGCCTGGATCACACCGGACCTCGCGAAGCTGCAGAATCCCAAAGACGTGCACTACAGTGCCGCAGGCTCTGACAAGCTCGGTGAGAAGGTGGCGGAGGAAATTGAAGCAGCGCTCTCGGGAAAACAGAAGCGGTCGTAA
- a CDS encoding sulfatase, translating into MTFIRIVLLWLCVWTGAFAAAPPNIIFIMADDLGWRDVGCYGNTFVETPHLDRLAKEGMRFTKALQQTVCSPTRVAVLTGMHPVRTGITDYLGPEAGALFLDPKVDTVNERLKEVGYRSGLVGKWHLTGNYEAAKGSPDKHGWDEVIASENNYIGGGSYFHPYKHIDGLPARLGQGEYLTDRLNLEACEFITRNKEKPFFLYLAHYAVHTKLAAKPELLAKYQKKLAALPPEEVAKVGTKPALAAMMESVDEGVGMIREALTKLGLEKNTLIIFTSDNGGEAVRGTKDGKLAPAATSVAPLRAGKSHLYEGGLRVPLIVSWPGVTPSGSVCEVPVNGLDWFPTLLDVAGVKPKDTQPMDGVGIIGLLRNSKEKREGAMYWHYPLAKPHFLGGRSAGAMRDGSWKLIEFFDTGELELYNLATDEGEQKNLAKEMPEKLAAMHEQMKAWRASTGAEVQAR; encoded by the coding sequence ATGACCTTCATTCGCATCGTCCTTCTCTGGTTGTGTGTGTGGACCGGAGCGTTCGCTGCCGCGCCACCGAACATCATCTTCATCATGGCGGATGACCTTGGGTGGAGGGATGTCGGTTGCTATGGGAACACCTTCGTCGAGACGCCGCATCTCGATCGACTGGCTAAGGAGGGCATGCGGTTCACGAAGGCACTGCAGCAGACGGTCTGCTCACCTACGAGGGTGGCCGTGCTCACGGGGATGCATCCCGTGCGCACAGGCATCACGGACTATCTTGGACCGGAAGCGGGTGCGTTGTTTTTGGATCCCAAGGTGGATACCGTCAATGAGCGGTTGAAGGAGGTGGGCTATCGCAGTGGGCTCGTCGGGAAGTGGCACCTCACTGGTAACTACGAAGCGGCGAAGGGATCGCCGGACAAGCATGGTTGGGACGAGGTGATTGCCTCGGAGAACAACTACATTGGAGGCGGGAGTTATTTTCACCCCTACAAGCACATCGATGGATTACCCGCGCGACTCGGGCAAGGGGAGTATCTCACGGACCGCCTGAACCTGGAGGCGTGTGAGTTCATCACGCGCAACAAGGAGAAGCCATTTTTCCTGTACCTCGCGCATTATGCGGTGCACACGAAACTTGCCGCGAAGCCGGAACTACTGGCGAAGTATCAGAAGAAACTCGCTGCGCTGCCACCCGAAGAGGTGGCGAAGGTTGGCACAAAGCCCGCGCTCGCCGCCATGATGGAGAGTGTGGATGAGGGTGTGGGGATGATTCGCGAGGCATTGACTAAGCTGGGGCTGGAGAAGAACACGCTCATCATTTTCACCAGTGACAATGGTGGTGAAGCGGTGCGCGGCACCAAGGACGGCAAACTCGCGCCCGCAGCCACTAGTGTGGCGCCGCTGCGAGCAGGGAAATCTCACCTCTATGAGGGCGGGTTGCGCGTGCCGTTGATTGTTTCCTGGCCGGGAGTGACGCCATCGGGCTCGGTGTGTGAAGTGCCGGTGAATGGGCTGGATTGGTTTCCCACGCTGTTGGACGTCGCGGGAGTGAAACCGAAGGACACGCAACCTATGGATGGCGTGGGCATCATAGGTCTGCTGCGTAATTCCAAGGAGAAGCGCGAGGGTGCCATGTACTGGCACTATCCGCTGGCGAAGCCACACTTTCTCGGCGGACGCAGTGCCGGTGCGATGCGGGATGGATCGTGGAAGCTCATTGAGTTCTTCGACACGGGTGAACTCGAACTCTACAACCTCGCCACAGACGAAGGAGAGCAGAAGAACCTCGCGAAGGAGATGCCGGAGAAACTCGCGGCCATGCATGAGCAAATGAAAGCATGGCGCGCGAGCACGGGAGCCGAAGTGCAGGCGCGTTGA
- a CDS encoding HAD-IB family phosphatase: MKTSDLNPTYLVASDFDQTLSFNDSGLVLSELLGMKDFTQKVAGLAGSHLVQQGAELSYLLRHDPQFREVRREHLIEAGKRVRLKQNVDLFTQTLAAGLPGVQFEFFVISAAPADVVRSALEGLVPPDRIYGTELEYDEKTGEISTVTRVPAGYGKVAVLQELERQMQTPSDRTIYMGDGSSDLYVMQHVNSRDGHTIAVSESISIGRIAKRTVLSDSAFSVLVPILEDLLGWNSAQIRDLFTAHGLALQDWDKIRTDWLTLREMPLVAMQQAALAG, from the coding sequence ATGAAAACCTCAGACCTCAACCCCACGTATCTCGTGGCGAGCGACTTTGACCAGACCCTGAGTTTTAATGACTCCGGCCTGGTGCTCAGCGAGCTGCTGGGCATGAAGGATTTTACACAAAAAGTGGCCGGACTGGCTGGCTCCCATCTCGTGCAGCAGGGCGCAGAACTGAGCTACCTGCTCCGCCATGACCCGCAATTCCGCGAAGTGCGGCGCGAGCACCTTATCGAAGCCGGCAAGCGCGTGCGCCTGAAGCAGAACGTGGATCTCTTCACCCAGACTTTGGCGGCCGGACTGCCCGGCGTGCAGTTTGAGTTCTTCGTCATCTCGGCCGCCCCTGCCGATGTGGTCCGCTCCGCGCTCGAAGGGCTGGTCCCACCGGATCGCATCTACGGAACGGAACTCGAGTACGACGAGAAGACCGGCGAAATCTCCACCGTGACCCGCGTGCCCGCCGGATACGGCAAGGTCGCCGTGCTACAGGAACTGGAGCGCCAGATGCAGACACCCTCCGACCGCACCATCTACATGGGCGACGGAAGCTCTGACCTCTATGTGATGCAGCATGTGAACAGCCGCGATGGCCACACCATCGCCGTTTCGGAATCCATCAGCATCGGCCGCATCGCGAAGCGCACCGTTCTAAGCGACAGCGCCTTCAGCGTGCTCGTGCCCATCCTTGAGGATCTTCTCGGCTGGAACTCTGCGCAGATTCGCGACCTCTTCACCGCCCACGGCCTGGCCCTTCAGGACTGGGACAAGATCCGCACCGACTGGCTCACACTCCGCGAGATGCCGCTCGTCGCTATGCAGCAGGCCGCGCTCGCGGGCTGA